CACCTCAAGCCGGGAACATGGGTTACACAAGTTACGGTATGGGCAAGGAGGACGCGCCCATGCCCTGGAAAGAGACTTGTGTAATGGATCTGAAGATGCAGTTGATCGCGGCCTGGCTGCAGGGCGGGCACGGTGTAAGCGATCTGGCCCGCGGCTACGGCATTAGCCGCAAGACGGCTTACAAGTGGATCAGGCGCTACCAGGAGGAAGGTGCCGGTGGGCTGCAGGAGCGCTCCCGAGCGCCGCACTATTGCCCACATGCAGTGACGGAGGACGTGGCTGAACAGATTGTGGCGATCAAGAAAGTCCATCCCAGCTTTGGCCCCAAGAAGGTTCTGGACCGCTTGCGTGAGCTAGAACCGGCGATGGCATTGCCGGCAGACAGCACGGCCGGTGAGATACTCAAAGCGGCGGGTCTGGTCAAGAAACGGCGCTACAAGCGGCCGTACCCGGCCGACCCGCAACCGTTTGAACTGGGTGATCGCAATAATGCGCTGTGGAGTGTGGACTACAAGGGGCAGTACCGGACGGCCGGCGGGCGCTGGTGTTATCCGCTCACGGTAACCGACAATGCCAGCCGTTATGTCTTGGGCTGTCATGGCGTGAGCGCAACAGACTACGTCCAGGCGAAGCCGATTATGGAATGGGTTTTCCATGAGTACGGTCTGCCGGAGGGGATCTTGTCCGACAACGGGGCGCCCTTCGCCAGTCGCTCAGCAGGAGGTCTGACGCGACTGTCGAAATGGTGGGTCGAGCTGGGCATTGGGGTGCATCGTAGCAAGCCGGGAACGCCCACACAGAATGCCCGTCACGAGCGCATGCACGGTTCACTGAATCGAGCAGTGGGTGGACGGATGCGCGGGACAAGCTTGATGCAGCAACAGACCACGCTGCAGGCATTCCGTGAGGAGTTTAACGAACAACGCAGCCATGAGGCGCTGGGCAGGCAAACACCGGCCAGCGTGTATCAGCCCTCAAGGCGTCGGTACTCGCCCGTGCTGCGCCCGATTGAATATAACGTGGACCAGGCGGTTCGCAACGTTCGTCACAACGGCGAAATCAAGTGGCAGGGCCATCTGATCTACATCAGCGGGCTGTTAGCCAGACATCGCGTAGGCCTGCAAGAGGTGGAGAATGACCGGGTCGAGGTGCGATACAGCACCCATCTGCTCGGTCATATTAACCTCAAAACCGCGCGATTGGAGCCCGCATGCGAGTGGCATGCGGGGGAATAGGTGTAACCCATGTTGCCGGTTCAAAGTGTTACCTATGTTCCGGTTGCACAGAGAGAGGGGGCGAGGCGAAAGCCTCACTCCCAGGCGCCTCTGGCAAAGAATAGTGCCTGACGGCGCCCCCTCTCCCCGACCCTCTCCCGCGAGGGGAGAGGGAGCAGTGTTGTGCAAACCGGGAACATGGGTTAAACAAGTCACGGTGTAGGCAAGGGCGACGCAACCCGCCCCCTCGACACGGAAACAGAACATGACGTTCAGATCGTTTATCAAGGACAAGTTCGTCCCGCAGGCCCTCGAGGACCAGGTCAATCGCATCAGGAAGCCCATCGGCACCCTGGGCTACGATCCCTGGGGCTACAACAGCGATTCCATCAAGATTGGCTTCTCGGTTGCCCGCTATATTTACGATAAATACTTTCGCGTGGAAGCTGACGGCGTCGAGAAAGTACCTTCGGAAGGCCCGGTGCTGCTGGTCGCCAACCATAGTGGACAGCTTCCGCTGGACGGGCTGCTGATCGGCTTTGCCCTGGCGTCCCGGCAGGAAAATCCGCGCATCCCCCGCGCCATGATTGAGCGCTTCTTCCCGACAGTGCCCTACGTCGGCAATATCCTCAACCAGCTCGGCGCCGTTCTTGGCGACCCGGTGAACTGCGCCAAGATGCTGGCCAACAACGAAGCTGTCATTGTCTTTCCCGAAGGGATCCGCGGCTCCGGCAAACTCTACCGCGACCGCTATCAGCTCAAGCGCTTCGGCAACGGCTTTATGCACCTGGCGATGGAACATGGCGCCACGATCGTGCCGGTCGGCGTCGTCGGCTGTGAGGAGACGATACCGGCCATCGCCAATATCCGCCCCCTCGCCCAGGCATTGGGCGTACCCTATGTGCCGGTTGCCCTACCCATGGTGCTTCCCGCCAAGGTTCACCTGAAATTCGGCGACCCGATGTTCTTCGACAACGCAGACATCCCCGAAGAGAAGGTCACGCAGCGGGTAGATAGGGTGAAGGCGGAAATCAGCAAACTGATCGACCTGGGCCTCTGCGAAAGGAAGCGACTTTTCTGATGAGTAACGAACGCAAACCCCACATCCTGGTCACCGGCGCAGCCGGTGCCCTGGCCCAACAGGTCATCAACCGCCTTCGTGACGATTATTTCCTGGTAGCGGTGGACTTCCGGGAGCAGGTCTACCTGGGCGACGACATTCCGAGCTACTGCATTGACTTCAACAAGCGCGTGTTCGAAGACCTGTTCCGACGCTATGATTTCGACGGCGTCATCCATCTGGGCCGGATCATGTCCAGTCAGGAAACACGGATGCGCCGATATAACGCCAACGTGCTGGGCACCCAGAAAATGCTCGACCTGAGCCACAAGTATGGCATCGAGCGCGTCGTGATCCTGTCGACCTACCACGTATACGGCGCCAACGCCTACAACCCTGCACTGATCGACGAAGAGGCCCCCTTGAAAGGTGCCGGCCTGAGCATGGACCTGATCGATTCGGTGGAACTGGAGAACCTGGCCAACATCTACCTGTGGCGCTACCCAGACCTGAACATTACCGTGCTGCGCCCCTGTAACATCGTCGGCCCCGGCGTGCGTAACTCAATCAGTACGCTGCTCGCCAGTCGCCGTGCCCCGGTGCTCGCCGGCTTTTCCCCTATCATGCAGTTCATCCACATCGATGACATGGCCGACGCCATTGTGCTTGCCTACAAAAATAACCAGCGTGGTGTGTTCAACGTGGTGCCCGAAGACTGGGTCGCCTATCAGCATGCGCTGCTACTGTGCGGGTGCACTCGGGTACCGATACCTTCGATTCCGCCGATCCTGCCGCGAACGATCGCCCGACTTCTCAACCTTAAGAGCTTCCCCCCCTACCTGATGCATTTCTTCAAGTATCCGGTGGTGATCGATGGCCGTGCTTTTCGCGATACCTTCGGCTTCAAACCACGGCGGCCGCTGAAAGAGGTCTTCCGTTACTATCGCGAGAACAAACAGCCCGTATAGCCCGGGCGTGGCAGGCATGGGCAGACCTGATCAGGTGCACACCGCTCCCACGCCACTTTGCTTGATGCGTGTACCGCTTTGGCGGGTACGTGTACAAGTTTGGTTGATAGGCGGGCCGCTTTGCCTGATAGGTGCGTCACTTGGCGTGACAGTTGATAGTGGCCTGAAGCCGGGCTAAACATCTATACTGACGTCGGATTGGGCGCCACATGTTGTAGGCGAGTCAAGAAGATGCGAGCGCGGGTTGGTGTTGATAACGGCCCCGAGCTATAACCGCTCCGTCTGCGCCCGGCTCACAGGACGAGTAATCCATGGTCATAGACTTTAGCCTGGTCAGTCATTCGGCAGCAGCGCTCGCCTTCGCGGCGCTGGCCATTCTGGTGAGTTCGAAGTATCTGCGCCGTAATACGGATCGCGCACTGATGCTGGCGGCTACCGTGTCCGCCGTGTGGGCTGGCTCCCTCGTGGTCCAGCTGATTTGGAACCAGCCACCCTTCTTCATACGCTACCTGCTCGAATTGATCCGTGACGGTGCCTGGGTTGCGGTACTTTTCGCGCTACTTCGCGACAGCAATCGAACAGGTGTCCTGGCGACACGTCTACGGCGATTCCTGGGCTCTGCCATTGCGCTACTCATTGTGGTTTTGCTGGTAACAGCCATCCTGGAGTACGCCCAAGGCTGGAGCCTGCTAGACGGCAAGACCAAGATTATCGGCCAGATCGCGCTGTCACTGCTCGGTATCTGCCTGATCGAGCAGATCTGGCGCAATTCCATATCTTTCGGCCGATCAAGCATGAAGTACCTGTGTATCGGAATCGGCGGCATCTTCGCCTACGACTTCTTTATGTACGCCGATGCCCTGTTGTTTGGCCAGATTTCCGATGCCTTCTGGTCGGCACGGGGTGCAGCAAACGCCTTCTTTGCGCCGTTATTTGCGGTAAACGTCATCAATACGCGCAAGCAGCCGGTCGACTTCCAGCTTTCACGAAATGCCGTGTTCCATGTCGGCGCCCTGATCGTTGCCGGCGGCTACCTTATCTTCGTCGCGCTGGGCGGCTACTACGTGCGCGCGCTGGGCGGCGCCTGGGGTGAAGCCCTGCAGGTACTTTTCCTCACCGCGTTCCTGGCCCTGTTTGCAGCGCTATTGAGCTCCAGCCGGTTCCGCGCGCGCCTGATGATCTTCATCAGCCAGAATTTCTTCGACTACAAGTACGATTACCGCGAAGAATGGCTGAAGATGACACAAATCTTCGCCAACCTGTCGGACGATCCCCCCTTACTGGAACGGGTAGTCCGTATCATGGCCGATCTGGTGGAGAGCAATGCCGGCGCTCTGTGGGTGAAGGACGAAGACGGCAATTATATCCTGCAAACTGCGGTGAACCTTCCGCCGCCCAAGTACACCCTCATCGATGGCGCGTCAGACCTCGTCACCTTTTTCAACGAACGGGAATGGATCATCGACCTGAATGAATACCATCAGGACCCGGTGCGCTATGAATTGCTGGAGATTCCCGACGCCGTCCTCAAGTTCTCGGACGGCTGGCTTCTCATCCCCCTCTATCTCGGCGAAGATCTTTACGGGGTCTGCCTGATTGGCTCCCCCTACGCCAAGGTCGAGCTCAATTGGGAGAATTTCGACCTCATTCGCGTGGTCGCGCGGCAGAGTTGTAACGTGCTTGCCCAGGCCGACGCGCAGAATCGACTCTCCCGCGCCATGCAGTTCGAGGCGGTTTCGAAGGCCTCCGCATTCCTGGTTCACGACCTCAAGACGATGATCGCGCAGTTGTCGCTTTTGGTGAAGAATGCCGAGCGTCACCGCAACAACCCTGAGTTTATCGACGACATGATCCGCACTACCGACCATGCAGTGACCAAACTGTCGAATCTCGTGGACCACATCCGCAAGCCGGCGACGGACGAGTTGCCGGTACAGGCCATCGAACTGGAGTCGATGATCGGCGAACTGGTGAATCACCATACCCGCAGCCAGCCCAACCCGGTTTACAAGGGCCTGGGCGAGCCTATCTGGGTGAAAGGCGATCCTGAACAGTTGCGCAGCGTGCTTGGGCACCTCATCCAGAACGCACAGGATGCGACGCCTCCCACGGGAGAAGTTACACTAACGCTCAAGAGAAGCGCCGACCACGTTGTCCTGTTTATCCAGGACACGGGCTCCGGCATGAGCGAAGACTTTATCAAGATGAAACTGTTCAAGCCCTTCGAGAGCACCAAGGGTTTGGCCGGCATGGGCATCGGTGCTTACCAGGCCCGGGAATATGTGCGTCAGATCGGCGGCAACATCGACGTCACCAGCGAGCCGGGACTGGGTTCCTGCTTTTCGGTCAGGTTGCCCCTCGGGCGCACTCAACCACGGCAGGAAACCGACCAGGGCCCGCCAGAAAAACTGGCAGAGAGCGGCTGATCCCGCACGGAGCGGCGTCGACTTGAATGGAACTCCAGCAACATTCAAGAATTTCACTGGCAACTCATTACTGGAGACCATTTACTGGAGGTACGCCAGTAAAACGAATGTCAAATTAACGACGTTTTGACGATCCGTCGCGCCTCAACCTTTGCAAACCGTCAAATTAGAGGCAGAATCTATGTTAATGTTTTACAGAGCCGCTAAACCTATCGTTGTACACGCTTTATTTGTACTCGTCGGGTATTTGGAGCGGCTTTCCAAGAAAAAGCTGGAAGAATGCTGATGTAGTTCGCGGCACCGTAATTCCGGTCGTCACAATCGTCATATAGGGTGCATGCACGTGAACATGAAGTTCACCCCTCTGCGCTTGACGTTTCAGTTAAAGAAAAAGGATTTAGACCAGCTGTGGATAAGCGTCTCTTAATCGTCGAGGATGATCCCGGCCTCCAAAGCCAGATGCGCTGGTGCTTCAGTGACAACATCGAAGTCACCGTAGCCAGCGACCGTGAATCTGCGCTCACCTCCCTTCGTCGCTTTGAACCCCAGGTTGTTACTCTCGATCTCGGACTGCCGCCGGATCCCGGTGGTGCGACTGAAGGATTTGCCCTTCTCGAAGATATCGTCAGGCTCGCCCCCACGACCAAGGTTGTCGTGGTCACCGGTCGCGAAGACCGTGAGAATGCGGTTAAGGCTATCGGTATGGGTGCCAGCGACTTCTACCAGAAGCCCCTGGACGGAGACATCCTCACCTTCGTGGTGAACCGTGCCTTCCGCCTCGCCGAGCTCGAGCTGGAAAACCGCGAACTCGCCCAGAACCGTAATGGCACATCGATCAAAGGCATCGTGGCGGCTAGCCCGCAAATGCTCTCCCTGTGCCGGATGGTGGAAAAAGTGGCACCCGCTGACGTGACCACACTGATCATCGGGGAAACCGGCACGGGCAAGGAACTGCTGGCCCGGGCTATTCACGATATGAGCCATCGGGCCGATAAGACTTTCTCCGCTATCAATTGCGCGGCCATTCCCGAAAACCTGTTGGAGAGCGAGCTCTTCGGCTACGAGAAAGGTGCATTTACCGGGGCCACCCAAAGCAAGAAAGGCAAGAAAGGCAAGATCGAGATGGCCAACGGCGGCACCCTGTTCCTGGACGAGATCGGCGATATGCCGATGGCGCTGCAGGCCAAACTGCTCCGCTTCCTGCAGGAACGGGTCATAGACCGGGTCGGTAGCGTCAACCCGGTGCAAGTGGACGTGCGCGTCGTGTGCGCCACCCACCGTAACGTCGAGGATCTGGTTGCCAGTGGCGAGTTTCGCGAAGACCTGTACTACAGGATCAGCGAGATCACGCTGGACGTGCCCTCCGTGCGCGAGCGTGACGGCGACGCCATGGTGATCGCTCAGTCACTGCTCAAATCGCTGGGCAAGCAGCTCGATCGCCCCCAGCTCTCCTTCACGGAAGACGCCGCCCAGGCGATACAGAGCTACAGCTGGCCGGGTAACGTGCGCGAGATGATCAACAAGATCAAGCGCGCCACCATTATGGCCGAGGGCAAGCGCGTTTGCGCCAGTGACCTGCAGTTGCGCACCGACCAGGCCACACTGGACGGGAACGTGCTCAACCTTCGCCAGGTCCGGGAAGAGGCCGAGCGAACGGCCATCAATCATGCGTTGCAGACCAGCAACTACAACATGGCTCAGGCTGCGAGGCTACTCGGTATTACTCGACCCACGCTCTACAACCTGACGGATAAATACAAGATAGAAACCTCCCCCGTCGTTTCTGATGTCTGACACAAGAGAAAGGATAGGCAGGACCGGGATTGACCAAGGATTATTTGCATGATGCTTAAGAAGCTGTTTCGCATTACGTTGTTGTCCGCAGCAGTCAGTTTGGCCCTGACAGGGTGCGGTGAAGACGAACAGGAGATGACCCAGGAAGAAGTCCAGTACATCAGCCACGTCGACCAGGCCCGCTTCTTCCAGCGCCAGGGGGAACTGAAAGCGAGTACGCTGGAAGCCCGTAGCGCGATCGAAATGAATCCCACCAAGGCAGATCCCTACTTCATTATTGTCGATAACCTCGTCACCGCCGGCGATGCCGTCAATGCTGCACGGCAGGTCCAGGAAATCGAGGCGCGAATGGAAGACGGGGAAACACCTGATAGCGTCCATAACCGTATCCAGCTGGTTCTCGCCCGCACGCATATGATGCGCAACCAGACGGAAGAGGCCCTGGCGGCGCTCGAGGAACTGCAATCTCCCGATCACAGCCAGGAGGTCAAGGCTGCCGTATTGCGTGGTGACATCCATCTCAACGCCCGTCAACCCGAAAAGGCCAAGGCAGCCTACAACGACGCACTTGAGCTGGATTCCAACTCATTGATGGCACTGATCGGTCTTTCGCGCATTGCCTACGGTAATGGCAATCCCGAAGAAGCCCAGTCACTCATTACCCGGGCAGAAGGTATCGACAAGACCGACCCCGAGCTTTGGCTCTGGAAAGGCCAGTTCGCCCAGCTTCAGGAGCAATGGGAAAAAGCCGAGGAAGCCTACATCCGCGCACTCGAGGATATTGGTCAATATGACGTCATGACGTATCGCAAGTACGCCACGATGTCTTCGTTGATTACCGTTTTGCGCGAGCAGAATAAGCAGGCTGAAGCCTTCGTCTACGAAGAGATCCTTGCTAAATCCGCCCCGGGGACCATCAAGAGCAACTTCGCCTCGGCCCAGGAGGCCTACCGGAGTGGTGATTTGCAGGAAGCAGCCCGCTACCTCACGGAAGTTCTCAAGCAGGCACCCCAGCACGTCCAGAGCGCCCTGATGCTCGGCATGATCCGCTTCCAGCAAGGGCGCGTCGAGGAAGCCGAACAGCTGCTGACCCCGGTCGCAGCCAACCTCCAGGACTCCACCTCGGCCAACAAGTTACTCGCAGCCACCCAACTGCGACTGCAGCGCCCGGAAGAAGCACGCAAACTCCTCGAGAACCTGGATGAAAGCCAATCCGATCCGGGTGTTCTCGCGCTTATCGGCGTCGCTACCCTCGCCAGCGGAGACATCGAAGCCGGCAAGGAGTATATCGAGAAGTCCCTGGAGCTGAACCCCGACAACAGCCAGCTACGCCTGCGCTACGCAACCTACCTGATCCAGACCGGCAACACCGAGGCGGCCATCGACCAGGCGAGCACGGTGATGGACAAAGAGCCCAACAACGAGGACGCCCGCCTGCTGATCATTCAGGCGCACGTGTCCGCAGGTAACCAGGACGCGGCCATGGAATCCGCAGCCGCGTGGGTCAAGGAGCAGCCGGAAAACATCGCTGCCCTGATCACCCACGGGGACCTTTCCGTCGCGGCCGGCGAAACAGAGCAAGCCCGCCAGTACTACCAGCAAGCCCTGGAACTGTCCGACACGGACCCGAGAGCCAATTACGCCCTGGCTATCCTGGCAATGCGTCAGGACAATCCGGACAAGGCACGGGAGCAGTTCCGCGCAGCGGTTAGCAAATCGCCGGATAACCGACGGGCACTCCAGGGGTTGGCGCGGGTATCCAGTGAAGCGGAGCTGCGCTCCTTCCTGGAAGACCTGAGCCAGGAAAACCCGGAAGCTGTCGGCCCTCGCCTGGTATTGCTCGAGCTGGCCCTCCAACAGGGTAACTCGTCCGAAGCTGACGAGCTCGCAGCTAGCCTGCTGGAACCTGTCAGTGAAAATGAGCTATCTCCCAATACGCCGGTCGTCGCCAATGTATACACTAGCGCCGCCGGTGCCCTGGTGCGCCAGGACAAACCACAGCAAGCGCTCGAAGTGATGCAGCGAGCCCAGGTGTTGTTCCCGGATAACGAGAACGTTGGCCTGCAGACAGCAGAGCTCTATTTCCGCAACGATCAGACTGAAAATGCCCAAGCACTGCTGAAAGACATCCGTCGGGACCATCCGGAATCAGCCCGCCCCTATCTGATCGAAGCGCAGTACCACACGCAAGCCGAACAGTTCGATAAGGCGGCCGAGCAATATGAGCTTGCCCTGAACAAGGACTCTAGCCCGGATATCTATTTGCGCTACGTCGATGCCCTGCAGAAGCATGGTCAGCAGCAAAAAGCGATCGAGGTACTCAAGCAGGCGCTTGCGAACTATCCGAATAATGGCCGGCTCGCGCTGAACCTGGCTATGGCGTACCAGAACGTCGGCGAGCAGAAGCAGGCGGCCGACGCTTACGAGCAGGTCCTCAATAACGCACCGGACAACCCGATCGCCCTGAACAATCTCGCCTGGATCTACCACGAAACCGGCGAATCGAAGGCAAAAGACCTGGCTGCCCGGGCTTATGAACTCGCTCCGGAAAACGCTGCGGTTGCGGATACCTACGGCTGGATACTGTTCAGCGAAGGAAATCACCAGGAAAGTATCCCGGTGCTGGAAAAGGCCTATAAGCTCGCTCCGGATACCCAGGAGATAGCGCTGCACCTGGTAGAGGCCTATAAGGCTGCCGGGCAAGATCAGAAGGCCAAGGCTATTCTTGAGAAGAAGCAGGAAATGTGATTCGAACAACGGTCGGGTTCGAATAGAAAGGGGCGCTGGTTTCGTTCAGCGCCCCTCCCCTAATACCCATCTTCACCTGTTCGAAAAAAAGCGATTAACGTCGAATTTATTTACAGCCGAGCAACTCAATCGCAGCCAAGTCGTTGACAGCACAGGGATGGCACGGCAGCTGCTTAAGAGAATAAGTTTAACTACCGGTCTGAGGGAACAACCGTAATGCGCATACTTGCTGCCATACTGGCACTGCTAGCCAGCACCATTTGCTGGAGCACCCCCATAACCTACTCCTTCTCAGGATACGCGACTGCCGTCAGAATCAATGGTATCGATACCGACCCGTCGTCGCCGTTAGTAAGGAACGACGGCAAGGTCGTCACCAACGGCAACACTGCTATGACGGGCAACATAGTCTTTGACCCAGACGCATGGCGCGATGGTGCGGGAGGTAGCGGGTACGGTCAGGTCTTTTCCTGGACCTTCTCGACGCTGGGTCTAACGTATCATGGCGAAAGCGGCGCCTTCCATTACCTGGACTTCTACAACAGCAGATTCTCCTATTCCGACGAACTGCCGCTGGGCGGCTTTGAGCAGGCCAATCTCCCTGATGTGTGCAACATCTCGTTTGATTTCGATAACGAGCCTTTTCTCGACGGTCCTGCGCACTTCCCTATTGCGAACTTCATCGGTGGCCACTTCTTCTCAGCCTTAGAGGTGGTTGAGATAGATGAGACACGCACTATGCAAGGACTATTGGGAGTAATTACCGATCTCAGCGTGGTCCCTCAGCCGGTACCCGGTCCCTCTCCGCTTCTATTACTTTCCACAGGCCTACTCTTGTTATCGAGAGGGGCCAAACGAAAGCGTGGTCGCTTCGTAAGAATCGCCTAAAAAATGTGATTTTGTTCAAAGGTGCCAAATACTACTAGAGGCTGTATTTGGCGCCCGCCTAGTCACTGCGCCGTATACTGTAAAACCTAATAACACGCTGCCATCTGTTCAACCGTGTAGTAATAATGAAATCAAAAAATAATCAGCTATTAAATAAAACAGACATCAAATAAAGATCCAAGCGACTTTATTTCTATCTGCAAACACCAAAAACCCTTTCGAACAACTCGTTCCTCACATAGTTTCTCTAAAACTTTAAAATGAACAGCTCCATACTTGACCTTCAAAATAAATCCTAGTCACAAAGATGGCCTAAGTAAAAGTGATTCACGCAGCCCATGATCTAAATTTTGGATATGGGTACTGCTACACCCTATACATAAATACGTTGTATACAGTACAGAATTATAGCCAGTCCGAATAAAAAAACTCCGAAGATATCTAATCGTTACAAGCGCCAGTTCGCAACATCCCTCGACGGCAACAATACTGAGTAAGGCAGGACCATCTACCAACCTTTAAGGTGACCCTATGTTAATTGGAAGAACGTTAGGGCTGGGTAGTGCCATTATCCTGATTACTGGTTGCCAAAGTTGGCAATATAGGGATGTAGGGACACTCCCCCCCACTGCAGCATTACCTGAGACGAGCCAACCTGGAAAAGTTCAGGTCTACTACTTCAACAATGTCAGTGGTAGCAGTGTTGACGCCTTGACGTCACTCGAAAGCTATCCTGACGATCCCGATCAGGTTGTGGAGATTAATAAGCTTGAAGTACTGGAAGACAGAGGCGATGAATATGGCGCGTTGATTCGCGGCTTCATCGTTCCTCAGGTCAGCGGGGACTATCAGTTCTTCGTAAGCAGCGACGATCAATCCCAATTTTACCTGAGTGATACGGCCGCCCCAAAAGGCGCCATTCAAATTGCATCGGTAACAGGCTTCACAAGCCAACGCCAGTACGAAAAGTACAGTTCGCAGGCCTCTCCCATACAGTCGCTAACGGCCGGTGAACGGTACTATTTCGAACTCAGGTTCAAGGAAGGGGCCCGCGCCGATCATTTCAGCGTAGCATGGGAAGGTCCGGGTATACGTCGCCAGGTTATTACCAGCGAATACCTTGCAACCTGGGCCGAACCCGTTATCTCCGACGAAATGGGCACGAACCGGGCCTATTCGATGGGTTACAGGATAGGCTTCCTTGATGGCCAGCAGGGGCTCCCCTACGACGCCTCGTTTCCCCCACTCGACAATGATAACGACGGGCTTTACGACAACTGGGAGGTCGTTTATGGCCTTGATCCGAGCAACCCCGATGATGCGCTCTCGGACCAGGACGACGATCTCCTCCCTGCAGCAGATGAGTTCCTGATCGGCACGTCTCCTCAGAGCAAGGATACCGATAACGATGGCATACCAGACGGGTACGAGTATGCCTATGGTCTGGACCCACTGGACGATAGCGACGCCTTGCTCGACATGGACGGAGATGGCTACTCGAACCTTCAGGAATATAGGGCTGACACGGACATCGACGACCCTCAAGATGTTCCAGAGGCTTCGGTCGACGGGCTGGTTGGGCAATACTACGAGGGTCGCAACTTCAACCAGTTCATCACAACTCGGGTCGACGGTAACGTCAATTTCCAATGGACCAGGCAGCCAGCGCCCGAGTTACCGGCAGACAACTTCAGCATTCGCTGGAGTGGCAACTTCACGGCACCTCATACTGCGGGTTCGGAACAGTATCGATTCACTGTCAGGACGGATGACGGCGTAAGACTGTATATCGATGGTCAGTTAGTTATCGAAGATTGGAGAGACCATGGCCCGACGTCCTTCAGTCATTCAGTCGCGTTAGAAGCAGGCGAAAGCGTGCCGGTTGTTATGGAATACTATGAGCGTGGTGGAGGAGCGACCGCCCAGCTCAACGTCACAGCCCTCTCTACTGGCGAGGCACTACCCACGACGGAAGTATTCCAGGCCCCCGACCCTGCAGTCGACGGCGCTCAGGATTCGGACAATGACGGCATCCCCGATACGTGGGAAATGCGTTATGGCCTAAACCCGTGGCAGAAGGATGCAAGTAATGTGTCCAATGCCAGCGGCGTCACTAACCTCGAGGCCTATCAGAACCAGCTTAATCCATGGACTCTGAATTCGACGTCCCCTGCAGCGCCTCAAAGTCCGGTCGAGGATATCGTAATTTCTGGTGAAGCTACGCTCTCCTGGACGGCACCTTTGACCCGCCAGGATGGAAGCGCCCTTTCCCTCGGCGAAATCGATCACTACGAAATAAATTATGGCCAGGCACCGGAATTCCTGGATCTCTCCGTCACTGTCCCCGGGGATACAGCGTCCTATACGTTTGAGAATCTGGGTATAGGAACCTGGTATTTCACGGTCGAGGTCGTCGATACCGACGGGCTTTCGAGCCCGCCCTCCGAAGTGGTATCAAAAACTGTAGATTAGAGTTTCCCTGACTCTCTTGAGGGTCGAACCTTATCGTATAGCGAGTCCAGATAGGGTTCGACCTCGGTCTGTATTTTGGAGGCCATTGTCGAAATAACATCCTTCGCCTC
The window above is part of the Marinobacter nanhaiticus D15-8W genome. Proteins encoded here:
- the prsK gene encoding XrtA/PEP-CTERM system histidine kinase PrsK yields the protein MVIDFSLVSHSAAALAFAALAILVSSKYLRRNTDRALMLAATVSAVWAGSLVVQLIWNQPPFFIRYLLELIRDGAWVAVLFALLRDSNRTGVLATRLRRFLGSAIALLIVVLLVTAILEYAQGWSLLDGKTKIIGQIALSLLGICLIEQIWRNSISFGRSSMKYLCIGIGGIFAYDFFMYADALLFGQISDAFWSARGAANAFFAPLFAVNVINTRKQPVDFQLSRNAVFHVGALIVAGGYLIFVALGGYYVRALGGAWGEALQVLFLTAFLALFAALLSSSRFRARLMIFISQNFFDYKYDYREEWLKMTQIFANLSDDPPLLERVVRIMADLVESNAGALWVKDEDGNYILQTAVNLPPPKYTLIDGASDLVTFFNEREWIIDLNEYHQDPVRYELLEIPDAVLKFSDGWLLIPLYLGEDLYGVCLIGSPYAKVELNWENFDLIRVVARQSCNVLAQADAQNRLSRAMQFEAVSKASAFLVHDLKTMIAQLSLLVKNAERHRNNPEFIDDMIRTTDHAVTKLSNLVDHIRKPATDELPVQAIELESMIGELVNHHTRSQPNPVYKGLGEPIWVKGDPEQLRSVLGHLIQNAQDATPPTGEVTLTLKRSADHVVLFIQDTGSGMSEDFIKMKLFKPFESTKGLAGMGIGAYQAREYVRQIGGNIDVTSEPGLGSCFSVRLPLGRTQPRQETDQGPPEKLAESG
- a CDS encoding SDR family oxidoreductase, translating into MSNERKPHILVTGAAGALAQQVINRLRDDYFLVAVDFREQVYLGDDIPSYCIDFNKRVFEDLFRRYDFDGVIHLGRIMSSQETRMRRYNANVLGTQKMLDLSHKYGIERVVILSTYHVYGANAYNPALIDEEAPLKGAGLSMDLIDSVELENLANIYLWRYPDLNITVLRPCNIVGPGVRNSISTLLASRRAPVLAGFSPIMQFIHIDDMADAIVLAYKNNQRGVFNVVPEDWVAYQHALLLCGCTRVPIPSIPPILPRTIARLLNLKSFPPYLMHFFKYPVVIDGRAFRDTFGFKPRRPLKEVFRYYRENKQPV
- a CDS encoding integrase core domain-containing protein, which produces MGYTSYGMGKEDAPMPWKETCVMDLKMQLIAAWLQGGHGVSDLARGYGISRKTAYKWIRRYQEEGAGGLQERSRAPHYCPHAVTEDVAEQIVAIKKVHPSFGPKKVLDRLRELEPAMALPADSTAGEILKAAGLVKKRRYKRPYPADPQPFELGDRNNALWSVDYKGQYRTAGGRWCYPLTVTDNASRYVLGCHGVSATDYVQAKPIMEWVFHEYGLPEGILSDNGAPFASRSAGGLTRLSKWWVELGIGVHRSKPGTPTQNARHERMHGSLNRAVGGRMRGTSLMQQQTTLQAFREEFNEQRSHEALGRQTPASVYQPSRRRYSPVLRPIEYNVDQAVRNVRHNGEIKWQGHLIYISGLLARHRVGLQEVENDRVEVRYSTHLLGHINLKTARLEPACEWHAGE
- a CDS encoding lysophospholipid acyltransferase family protein, whose translation is MTFRSFIKDKFVPQALEDQVNRIRKPIGTLGYDPWGYNSDSIKIGFSVARYIYDKYFRVEADGVEKVPSEGPVLLVANHSGQLPLDGLLIGFALASRQENPRIPRAMIERFFPTVPYVGNILNQLGAVLGDPVNCAKMLANNEAVIVFPEGIRGSGKLYRDRYQLKRFGNGFMHLAMEHGATIVPVGVVGCEETIPAIANIRPLAQALGVPYVPVALPMVLPAKVHLKFGDPMFFDNADIPEEKVTQRVDRVKAEISKLIDLGLCERKRLF